From one Streptomyces sp. N50 genomic stretch:
- a CDS encoding ABC transporter ATP-binding protein, whose translation MSLTSDIHLPAIQLVNVSMAYQGEAGEVPVLHEVSVGFPAQAMTAVMGPSGSGKTTLLHCAAGLDRPVRGKVFLGSTELDMGSDRELTEIRRSRIGFVFQQFNLLSMLTVYDNVALPLRLSGGRVRRQVVMDALRQVGLEDKAGRRPNQLSGGQQQRAAIARTLVSEPEIVFADEPTGSLDRGTGRQVMGLLRQVVDKAGRTVVMVTHDPAAAAYADRVIFLVDGWVIGKIDHPTVDEITAELSRWES comes from the coding sequence ATGTCATTGACCTCCGACATCCATCTTCCCGCCATCCAGCTGGTCAACGTTTCCATGGCCTACCAGGGTGAGGCCGGAGAGGTGCCCGTGCTGCACGAGGTCAGCGTCGGCTTCCCCGCACAGGCCATGACCGCGGTCATGGGCCCATCAGGCTCCGGGAAGACGACGCTTCTGCACTGTGCGGCCGGGCTGGACCGACCTGTCCGGGGCAAGGTCTTCCTGGGCAGCACGGAGCTGGACATGGGCAGCGACCGTGAACTGACCGAGATCCGGCGCAGCCGGATCGGCTTCGTATTCCAACAGTTCAACCTCTTGTCCATGCTCACGGTGTACGACAACGTCGCGTTGCCGTTACGACTGAGCGGCGGCCGGGTGCGGCGGCAGGTCGTCATGGACGCGCTGCGCCAGGTGGGGCTGGAGGACAAAGCCGGTCGGCGACCCAACCAGCTCTCCGGCGGTCAGCAGCAGCGTGCCGCCATTGCGAGGACCCTGGTGAGCGAGCCCGAGATCGTCTTCGCGGACGAACCGACCGGTTCGCTCGACCGGGGCACGGGGCGCCAGGTCATGGGCCTGCTGCGGCAGGTGGTGGACAAAGCGGGCCGTACCGTCGTCATGGTCACGCACGACCCGGCGGCCGCCGCGTACGCGGACCGCGTGATCTTCCTCGTGGACGGATGGGTCATCGGCAAGATCGACCATCCAACGGTCGACGAGATCACCGCCGAACTCAGCCGCTGGGAGTCGTGA
- a CDS encoding amidohydrolase family protein, translating to MKKVLITADRVIVGPASQVTVDGAVLVESGIIGAVGTAAELDASVDAHIPRLRCPGATVLPGMMDCHVHLAFDAGPDPISAVTDADPRELSTAIAERAQQLLAAGVTTVRDLGDRDGLTVALRSSIDSGAVVGPRVIAATAPLTSPGGHCGFLGGEVTTDDDIREQIARNAASGADVIKVMASGGALTPKGPRMWEAQFTARQLRLIVEEAAHHGLGVAAHAHGTETIGHCVTAGVRTIEHCSWRTAEGIVYDPAITQGIVDNDISVCRCVSGDWQLFLEQMGPERAKAMIELIQEMREAGVRFIAGTDAGVPGARFGDYVGMLEFFASLGFENAEILDMATVNPAHALGLSDTGVLAPGMRADLIVVDGNPLTELGSLRRVQHVFSAGRSVMN from the coding sequence GTGAAGAAAGTACTGATCACCGCAGATCGTGTCATCGTCGGGCCGGCGAGTCAGGTGACCGTCGATGGCGCTGTGCTCGTCGAATCCGGCATCATCGGCGCCGTCGGCACCGCCGCCGAGTTGGACGCATCGGTGGATGCGCACATTCCTCGATTGAGGTGTCCGGGAGCGACAGTGCTGCCCGGAATGATGGACTGCCATGTCCACCTTGCCTTTGACGCGGGTCCGGACCCGATCAGTGCGGTGACGGACGCCGACCCCCGCGAACTCTCCACCGCCATTGCAGAACGCGCCCAGCAGCTACTGGCCGCTGGGGTGACGACCGTACGGGACCTCGGGGACCGTGACGGGCTAACCGTCGCGTTGCGTTCCTCCATCGACTCCGGGGCCGTCGTCGGGCCCCGTGTCATCGCGGCGACTGCACCGTTGACCTCCCCCGGCGGTCATTGCGGCTTTCTCGGTGGTGAAGTGACCACGGACGACGACATCAGGGAACAGATCGCCCGCAACGCGGCATCCGGCGCCGACGTGATCAAGGTGATGGCCTCGGGTGGCGCGCTCACCCCGAAGGGTCCACGCATGTGGGAGGCACAGTTCACCGCCCGCCAACTGCGCCTGATCGTCGAGGAAGCGGCACACCATGGATTGGGAGTGGCTGCTCACGCTCACGGCACCGAGACCATTGGTCATTGTGTGACGGCCGGCGTCCGAACCATTGAACATTGTTCCTGGCGCACCGCAGAGGGCATCGTCTACGACCCCGCGATCACCCAAGGTATCGTCGACAACGACATTTCCGTCTGCCGCTGTGTCTCCGGGGACTGGCAGCTGTTCCTCGAACAGATGGGGCCCGAACGCGCCAAGGCGATGATCGAACTCATTCAGGAGATGCGCGAGGCCGGTGTCCGGTTCATCGCCGGCACGGACGCAGGCGTACCAGGGGCGCGGTTCGGCGACTACGTAGGCATGCTTGAGTTCTTCGCCTCGCTCGGCTTCGAAAATGCCGAGATTCTCGACATGGCCACCGTCAACCCCGCCCACGCGCTCGGACTGTCCGATACCGGTGTCCTGGCTCCCGGAATGCGCGCCGACCTCATCGTCGTCGACGGAAATCCACTGACAGAGTTGGGCTCCCTCCGCCGGGTTCAACACGTCTTCAGTGCAGGCCGCTCGGTCATGAATTGA
- a CDS encoding MAB_1171c family putative transporter, with protein MDLMFQLPLITLLAIGVLWKGIDLLRAPHDRVLRFLVAALVMLAGGEVLSLPKVNEAIDAATAVGVGKVAFNGVYVSGLCALLLFFNSSARGTGTVFRRQLQINVGLLVGVLIALMISMLATPATMRDHTLGTPHMAEPAIASFYIIGNAYFVYVYLTSAFWARRYARRASRHLGLGLRTMALGLFGLTITSVNRTILVVLRIDKPQSHEDFNSVNWSVANWAMAIVLIGVCYSASVQLITRLRSIVHHRRMHQELAPLWTALTTAYPELVLNRETAGSKWRRLHRLRTHEQRFYRRLIECRDGLVRLSPYLTRVAPDTDLAHGPADRLARHITEALAVKPPAESPHTELSAARIAAPVGNDLNADARELIAISHALHERNS; from the coding sequence ATGGACCTGATGTTCCAATTACCTCTGATCACGCTGCTGGCCATCGGGGTGCTGTGGAAGGGCATCGACCTCTTACGCGCCCCGCACGACAGGGTCCTGCGCTTCCTTGTCGCGGCCCTGGTCATGCTTGCTGGTGGAGAAGTCCTCAGTCTTCCAAAGGTCAACGAAGCAATCGACGCGGCCACGGCTGTCGGTGTCGGCAAGGTGGCATTCAACGGGGTTTACGTATCTGGTCTGTGCGCCCTCCTCCTGTTCTTCAACTCCTCCGCGCGCGGCACGGGCACCGTATTCCGGCGTCAGCTGCAGATCAACGTCGGCCTTCTGGTCGGCGTCCTGATCGCCCTGATGATCTCCATGCTCGCCACACCCGCGACGATGCGCGATCACACGTTGGGCACCCCGCACATGGCGGAGCCGGCCATTGCCTCCTTCTACATCATCGGCAATGCCTACTTCGTCTACGTGTACCTGACCTCCGCGTTCTGGGCCCGGCGCTACGCGCGGAGAGCGTCCCGGCATCTCGGACTCGGCTTGCGAACCATGGCCCTGGGACTCTTCGGACTGACAATCACCTCAGTCAACCGAACCATCCTGGTGGTTCTGCGTATCGACAAGCCCCAGTCGCACGAGGACTTCAACTCGGTGAACTGGTCCGTCGCCAACTGGGCCATGGCAATCGTGCTCATCGGAGTCTGTTACTCGGCCTCCGTGCAACTGATTACCCGCCTGCGATCGATCGTGCACCACCGCCGTATGCACCAGGAGCTCGCGCCCCTGTGGACGGCACTCACCACCGCCTACCCGGAGCTCGTCCTGAACCGTGAGACGGCCGGTTCCAAGTGGCGCCGCCTCCACCGGCTTCGCACTCACGAGCAGCGGTTCTATCGTCGACTCATCGAATGCCGCGACGGACTGGTACGCCTGAGCCCTTACCTGACGCGCGTCGCGCCCGACACCGATCTCGCGCATGGGCCGGCCGACCGACTCGCTCGGCACATCACTGAGGCACTGGCGGTGAAACCGCCCGCCGAGTCGCCACACACCGAGTTGTCTGCCGCTCGCATCGCAGCACCTGTCGGGAATGACCTGAACGCCGACGCCCGTGAACTCATCGCCATATCGCACGCGTTGCACGAGAGGAATTCGTGA
- a CDS encoding FkbM family methyltransferase: MTPRRSGSGHDGWSGGALAPSAWRASGAAAALTWSARRMTWVEDEVAGVAEFVRPGDVCLDIGAEYGLYTWVLSALVGPSGRVHSVEPLPGPARWLRAASRVLGSGNVTVHRNALGARAGHGELSLPRRWGLPVHGRAYLVEGTDGPGPNAEFSTARSVPAPVRTLDELVRSEGIEKVGFVKADVEGAESGVLDGAHQTLLTHRPPLLLEVEDRHLRKYGARPRDVLRRLQTYGYRPHRWRAGRWVDVPQVGDDCRNYLFTI, encoded by the coding sequence ATGACCCCGCGTCGGTCCGGCTCAGGGCATGACGGCTGGTCCGGGGGAGCACTGGCGCCTTCCGCGTGGCGTGCGTCCGGTGCGGCTGCCGCGCTCACCTGGTCGGCACGCCGCATGACCTGGGTCGAGGACGAAGTGGCAGGCGTCGCGGAGTTCGTACGGCCTGGGGACGTGTGCCTGGACATCGGTGCCGAATACGGCCTCTACACCTGGGTGCTGTCTGCGCTTGTCGGCCCTTCGGGGAGGGTGCACAGCGTCGAGCCGCTGCCCGGGCCGGCTCGCTGGCTCCGTGCGGCCTCGCGGGTCCTGGGCAGCGGCAACGTGACGGTCCATCGCAACGCCCTCGGCGCCCGCGCGGGCCACGGCGAACTGAGCCTGCCCCGCAGGTGGGGGCTTCCCGTCCACGGCCGCGCCTACCTCGTCGAGGGAACCGACGGCCCGGGACCGAACGCGGAGTTCAGTACCGCCCGCTCAGTGCCCGCACCGGTCCGCACGCTGGACGAACTGGTGCGGAGCGAGGGAATCGAGAAGGTCGGTTTCGTGAAGGCCGACGTCGAAGGAGCCGAATCCGGTGTCCTCGACGGCGCGCACCAGACCCTGCTCACCCATCGACCCCCGTTGCTGCTTGAGGTCGAGGACAGGCATCTGCGCAAGTACGGAGCCCGGCCCCGCGATGTCCTGCGGCGCCTTCAGACCTACGGCTACCGACCGCACCGCTGGCGGGCGGGCCGGTGGGTCGATGTGCCGCAGGTCGGCGACGACTGCCGCAACTACCTGTTCACGATCTGA
- a CDS encoding glycosyltransferase family 4 protein, with amino-acid sequence MGTTLIITNDFPPRQGGIETFVHAMATRVPDDDVVVYTSREPGQREFDATLPFPVIRDRSRMLLPTRRVGRRAAEIMTAFGCDRVWFGAAAPLAAMAPTLRRAGARRVVATTHGHEIWWAYTPGARQLLRGVGNGVDVVTYLGDYTRDRIAPALGPRSRLSRLVPGVDVQAFRPDSDPTGVRDLQDRLGIRDRRVVLCVSRLVARKGQDVLIRALPLVQRVVPEAVLVLVGKGPQERRLRALARRYADGSVVFAGGVDHTDTAVYYSAADVFAMPCRTRKAGLEAEGLGIVFLEAQASGLPVIAGNSGGAPDTVLDAETGHVVDGRDVKAVAEAIALTLLSPERADMGAAGRRWVEKEWTWDASARHLAALLTPTSEPAPRQDGSEVGRPSGSGR; translated from the coding sequence ATGGGTACCACGCTGATCATCACCAACGACTTTCCGCCCCGGCAGGGAGGTATCGAGACCTTCGTCCACGCGATGGCGACGCGGGTGCCTGACGACGACGTCGTCGTCTACACGTCGCGTGAGCCGGGCCAACGGGAGTTCGACGCGACGTTGCCGTTTCCGGTGATACGAGACCGCAGCCGCATGCTGCTGCCGACCCGTCGGGTCGGCAGGCGTGCCGCCGAGATCATGACGGCTTTCGGTTGTGACCGCGTCTGGTTCGGCGCGGCCGCCCCGCTCGCGGCCATGGCGCCCACGCTGCGGCGGGCCGGTGCCCGGCGCGTCGTGGCGACGACCCATGGTCACGAGATCTGGTGGGCGTACACCCCTGGCGCCCGGCAGTTGTTGCGCGGAGTGGGCAATGGCGTGGACGTCGTCACCTACCTCGGTGACTACACCCGGGACCGGATCGCCCCGGCCCTGGGGCCGCGGTCGCGCTTAAGCCGCCTCGTGCCCGGTGTTGACGTTCAAGCGTTCCGGCCGGACTCGGACCCGACAGGTGTGCGGGATCTCCAGGACCGCCTCGGCATCCGGGACCGGAGAGTCGTGCTGTGTGTGTCACGGCTCGTGGCCCGTAAAGGGCAGGACGTTCTCATCCGTGCACTGCCTCTGGTGCAGCGGGTTGTGCCTGAGGCGGTTCTGGTGCTCGTCGGCAAGGGGCCGCAGGAACGACGGTTGCGGGCGTTGGCCCGTCGGTATGCCGACGGTTCGGTCGTCTTCGCCGGCGGCGTGGACCACACCGACACAGCCGTCTACTACTCGGCGGCCGATGTTTTCGCCATGCCGTGCCGCACCCGCAAGGCCGGACTGGAGGCGGAGGGCCTCGGCATCGTGTTCCTGGAGGCCCAGGCGAGCGGGCTACCCGTGATCGCGGGAAACTCCGGCGGTGCACCCGACACAGTGCTCGACGCCGAGACAGGACACGTCGTGGACGGTCGAGACGTCAAGGCGGTCGCCGAAGCCATCGCCCTGACCCTGCTGTCGCCGGAACGGGCCGACATGGGAGCGGCCGGGCGGCGTTGGGTGGAGAAGGAGTGGACCTGGGACGCTTCCGCCCGCCACCTGGCAGCGCTTCTCACCCCCACGTCCGAACCCGCCCCGAGGCAGGACGGATCCGAAGTGGGGCGGCCGAGCGGATCCGGCCGCTGA
- a CDS encoding winged helix-turn-helix domain-containing protein, giving the protein MPVPSAIGADAPHRTPTLVARDTHAHRFSSAALEPFWGRIRDYLELEREARGRDILSGGVDSVLNELHPSISWRAPFLRVGDEQGGGNTELLGEGLVIAPSLFAPAPTVLDTDTGRQGAPVLVYNVTPTGDSLAGLWQQREEDRAATLSDLLGHTRANVLESLRSPSSIGEISRRLGISHPSVSKHLGILRKSGLVAAERRNNLTMHHLTHLGAAVLGRRD; this is encoded by the coding sequence GTGCCCGTTCCCAGCGCGATCGGCGCCGACGCTCCGCACCGGACTCCGACCCTGGTGGCACGTGACACCCATGCGCACCGCTTCAGTTCAGCGGCCTTGGAGCCTTTCTGGGGGCGTATAAGGGACTACCTGGAACTGGAACGTGAGGCGCGAGGCCGTGACATCCTCTCCGGCGGTGTGGACAGCGTCCTCAACGAGCTTCACCCTTCGATCAGTTGGCGTGCTCCCTTCCTCCGGGTAGGCGACGAACAGGGGGGAGGGAATACCGAACTTCTCGGGGAGGGCTTGGTCATCGCCCCGTCGCTCTTCGCGCCGGCTCCGACAGTCCTGGATACGGACACAGGTAGACAGGGCGCTCCCGTTCTCGTCTACAACGTCACGCCGACCGGTGATTCTCTGGCTGGACTCTGGCAGCAGCGGGAAGAGGATCGTGCCGCCACTCTGAGCGACCTTCTCGGCCATACGCGCGCGAACGTGCTGGAATCCTTACGCTCGCCCAGCTCCATCGGCGAGATATCGCGCCGCCTCGGTATCTCTCACCCCTCCGTGAGTAAACATCTGGGCATCCTGCGCAAGTCCGGCTTGGTCGCGGCAGAGCGCAGGAACAACCTGACCATGCATCACCTGACCCACCTCGGTGCGGCGGTTCTCGGCCGACGAGACTGA
- a CDS encoding glycosyltransferase 87 family protein, giving the protein MVIRLEKTVAGRAFTTPGQGNPRLWWAVGWCLAAVWALGFPLVSHLHTHRVWGLSAAIGYGCAAIAACRLPWPRARTASLVCALAGAVVVPLTYLVLTGAQQSEVGVIERSGALMLHQGTPYLAHPHEAVEYTPYLPGMALFGMPRALLGADHGALSLLGDARVWCALVLLGCLEAGRRVLNTPGPARPPRDGRLPYGTALSLLIASPLVALPLCVSGVDLPLTGLCCLALACAARDRPVAAGLALAAACSLKWTAWPAVAVAVALLGWSYGRRAAVRGAVTATAGTALLILPSALLAPRAMVEQVLAFPTGMGGVATPADSPLPGRLLADLGPVGWYAAVGLLLLGALTVGASLLLRPPTGLVSAAQRLAAGLCVGFLLAPAGRFGYLALPIVLVVWTRQAAPERATRVVRPHAVSRRSGVDAPRSDTARPRGVVGTTTAAGSATAGGSR; this is encoded by the coding sequence ATGGTTATCCGGCTTGAGAAGACGGTCGCAGGACGGGCATTCACCACTCCTGGCCAGGGGAATCCGAGACTGTGGTGGGCTGTCGGGTGGTGCCTGGCCGCCGTCTGGGCACTGGGATTCCCTCTGGTCTCCCATCTGCACACCCACCGTGTCTGGGGCCTGAGCGCGGCGATCGGGTACGGATGCGCGGCGATCGCGGCCTGCCGGCTGCCGTGGCCCCGCGCCCGTACGGCCTCGCTGGTGTGCGCGCTCGCGGGAGCGGTCGTCGTGCCCCTGACGTACCTCGTGCTGACCGGCGCTCAACAGAGCGAGGTCGGTGTGATCGAGCGTTCCGGGGCCCTGATGCTGCATCAAGGCACGCCCTACTTGGCGCATCCGCACGAGGCCGTCGAGTACACGCCGTATCTGCCGGGCATGGCCCTGTTCGGCATGCCTCGCGCTCTGCTCGGCGCAGATCACGGAGCGCTGAGTCTCCTGGGCGACGCACGCGTCTGGTGCGCCCTCGTTCTTCTCGGCTGTCTTGAGGCCGGGCGCCGGGTGCTGAACACGCCCGGCCCGGCTCGTCCGCCGCGAGACGGCCGGCTTCCGTACGGGACAGCGCTTTCGCTGCTGATCGCTTCGCCTCTGGTCGCGCTGCCGTTGTGCGTCAGCGGCGTGGACCTTCCGCTGACCGGCCTGTGCTGTCTTGCTCTGGCCTGTGCCGCGCGAGACCGACCGGTGGCGGCGGGGCTGGCGCTGGCGGCGGCCTGTTCGCTCAAGTGGACCGCGTGGCCCGCGGTCGCCGTCGCCGTCGCGCTGCTCGGCTGGTCCTACGGCAGGCGGGCGGCAGTACGTGGCGCGGTCACGGCCACGGCCGGGACGGCGCTTCTGATTCTGCCCAGCGCGCTGCTGGCGCCCCGCGCGATGGTCGAGCAGGTCCTGGCCTTCCCCACCGGCATGGGCGGCGTGGCGACTCCGGCGGACAGCCCGCTGCCGGGCCGGCTGCTCGCGGATCTGGGACCGGTCGGCTGGTACGCAGCCGTCGGACTGCTGTTGCTCGGCGCCCTCACCGTCGGTGCCTCGCTGCTGTTGAGGCCTCCGACCGGGCTGGTCTCCGCCGCGCAACGCCTCGCCGCGGGCCTGTGCGTCGGCTTTCTGCTGGCACCCGCCGGGCGGTTCGGCTATCTCGCGCTGCCGATCGTTCTCGTGGTGTGGACCCGGCAGGCCGCGCCGGAGCGCGCCACACGGGTGGTCCGGCCGCACGCTGTCAGCCGGCGATCGGGCGTGGACGCTCCTCGCTCGGATACCGCAAGGCCGCGCGGTGTCGTCGGTACGACGACCGCTGCGGGCTCGGCGACCGCAGGAGGAAGCCGATGA
- a CDS encoding response regulator transcription factor produces the protein MLRVVLAEDAVLLRAGLVELLTRGGHEVVAAVGDAEQLTHAVDTDRPDVVITDVRMPPDFRDEGLQAALALRRRHDRLPVLVLSQYVATAYATQLLSGDGAGGLGYLLKDRVGEVSEFLDALTRVAAGRTVIDPEVVRVLLLQQSADRPLSRLTPREREVLALMAEGLNNQTIAQRLVITEASVVKHSSNIFMKLDLDPTEGNRRVLAVLAHLRENAGN, from the coding sequence GTGCTCCGCGTAGTGCTGGCAGAGGACGCCGTGTTGCTGCGGGCCGGACTGGTGGAGCTGCTGACCAGGGGCGGCCATGAGGTGGTCGCCGCCGTCGGGGACGCTGAGCAGCTGACGCACGCTGTGGACACGGACCGGCCCGATGTCGTGATCACGGATGTGCGGATGCCTCCGGACTTCCGTGACGAGGGCCTGCAAGCCGCGCTCGCCCTGCGCCGACGCCATGACCGGCTGCCCGTGCTGGTGCTTTCGCAATACGTGGCCACGGCGTACGCGACGCAGTTGCTCAGTGGGGACGGCGCCGGCGGACTCGGCTATCTCCTCAAGGACCGGGTCGGGGAGGTCTCCGAGTTCCTGGACGCGCTGACGCGCGTCGCGGCGGGCCGGACCGTCATCGACCCCGAAGTGGTCCGCGTTCTGCTGCTGCAGCAGTCGGCGGACCGGCCGTTGAGCCGACTGACGCCCCGGGAGCGGGAGGTGCTGGCGCTGATGGCCGAGGGGCTGAACAACCAGACGATTGCCCAGCGGCTGGTGATCACGGAGGCGTCGGTGGTCAAGCACTCCAGCAACATCTTCATGAAGCTGGACCTGGACCCGACCGAGGGCAACCGCAGGGTACTGGCGGTGCTGGCGCACCTGCGGGAGAACGCCGGGAACTGA
- a CDS encoding sensor histidine kinase yields the protein MGSLVGERHGDPGVAVWEAIRRRPLRFLVSWWPWRCWAYLLSGTLLGFVLLIALAALLFLGLGLSVVGIGVLLLATAAVLGVPVGVAERRRLRWIDPVPLPDPHGSLAGVSAAAWFRTRLRERATWRELGYTVLLATAVTALGVGFIALLGLSVLLTAVPVIVWAIAPDTVMLVPGKPISDPLTALPGTVVGLLGMTVCAYVGGLLAGAQVRAAWFLLSARDEDLDSRVIELTRSRARLVDAFEAERRRIERDLHDGAQQQLVALTMTLGLAELELRGHDSSASELVSRARSEARLALGQLRDLVRGIHPQVLTDHGLTAAVAEVALRNPIPVTVDIDLPRRLPAPVESMAYFSVTEALTNASKHSGASQVSVVGRVDGDRFVLLVTDDGHGGADPAAGAGLRGLADRLAIQRGRLIVSSPAGGPTQVRVEVPCSA from the coding sequence ATGGGCTCGCTCGTGGGCGAACGTCACGGAGATCCGGGCGTGGCTGTCTGGGAGGCGATAAGGCGCCGCCCCCTGCGGTTCCTCGTTTCCTGGTGGCCATGGCGCTGCTGGGCCTACCTGCTCAGCGGCACGCTGCTCGGCTTCGTTCTTCTGATCGCACTTGCGGCCCTGCTCTTCTTGGGCCTCGGCCTGTCTGTCGTCGGCATCGGCGTGCTCCTTCTCGCGACCGCCGCGGTCCTCGGTGTCCCCGTCGGCGTGGCGGAGCGACGGCGCCTGCGCTGGATCGACCCCGTCCCGCTACCCGATCCGCACGGATCGCTGGCGGGGGTCAGCGCAGCGGCCTGGTTCCGTACCAGGCTGCGGGAACGCGCGACCTGGCGTGAACTCGGCTACACGGTGCTACTGGCGACAGCTGTCACCGCGCTCGGTGTCGGTTTCATCGCTCTGCTGGGCCTGTCCGTCCTGCTCACCGCCGTTCCCGTCATTGTGTGGGCCATCGCCCCCGACACCGTGATGCTCGTTCCGGGGAAGCCGATCTCGGATCCCCTGACCGCGCTGCCGGGAACCGTGGTCGGCCTACTGGGAATGACGGTGTGCGCGTACGTGGGAGGTCTGCTCGCCGGCGCACAGGTGCGCGCCGCCTGGTTCCTGTTGTCCGCCCGTGACGAGGACCTCGACAGCCGGGTGATCGAGCTGACCCGGTCCCGGGCCCGGCTGGTGGACGCCTTCGAGGCCGAGCGGCGCCGTATCGAGCGCGACCTGCACGACGGTGCCCAACAGCAACTGGTCGCGCTCACCATGACGTTGGGGCTCGCTGAGCTGGAACTGCGCGGTCACGACTCGTCGGCGTCGGAACTCGTCTCACGGGCCCGCAGCGAGGCACGCCTCGCACTCGGCCAACTGCGTGACCTTGTACGGGGGATACATCCTCAGGTACTGACCGACCACGGTCTGACGGCAGCGGTGGCGGAGGTCGCGCTGCGCAATCCGATCCCGGTCACCGTCGACATCGATCTGCCGCGCCGACTCCCGGCCCCGGTCGAGTCGATGGCCTACTTCAGCGTCACCGAGGCACTGACCAACGCCTCCAAGCACAGCGGCGCGTCCCAGGTCAGCGTCGTCGGCCGGGTCGACGGAGACCGATTCGTGCTTCTGGTCACCGACGACGGCCATGGTGGAGCCGATCCCGCCGCCGGAGCCGGCCTGCGCGGTCTGGCGGATCGACTCGCGATTCAGAGAGGCAGGCTCATCGTGAGCAGTCCGGCAGGCGGCCCGACCCAGGTGCGTGTGGAGGTGCCGTGCTCCGCGTAG
- a CDS encoding transposase family protein has protein sequence MKNDTSPVEGPDGFVYTARLPLSSAILNYLATVIRGHLKKIGSRWRALPAGKIAGIVLAVLRCDQRPGDLAGGNAVHRTTITRWVREAVGLLAARAPRLDRALKKIARTGGGVVLLDGTLIRTRRRTGTANLKNYSGKHKCHGLLVIALTDDRGRLLWVSAAHPGRSSEITACRHDQLTAKLRAAGLDAIADLGFVGLDDSGPDTDPTVITGYKAARNRPLTRGQKLSNKALAAVRAPVEHGFAHLKNWRVLGKVRTDPKWATILVRALLVLTNRGASR, from the coding sequence GTGAAGAACGACACCAGCCCCGTCGAGGGCCCTGACGGCTTTGTCTACACCGCCCGCCTGCCGCTGTCGAGCGCCATCCTGAACTACCTCGCCACCGTGATACGCGGCCACTTGAAGAAGATCGGTTCGCGGTGGCGGGCCCTGCCCGCGGGGAAGATCGCCGGCATCGTGCTGGCGGTGCTGCGCTGTGACCAGCGGCCCGGCGACCTCGCCGGCGGGAACGCAGTGCACCGCACCACCATCACCCGGTGGGTGCGGGAGGCCGTCGGCCTGCTCGCCGCCCGCGCCCCGCGCCTGGACCGCGCACTCAAGAAGATCGCCCGAACGGGTGGCGGGGTGGTTCTGCTCGACGGCACCCTGATACGGACCCGGCGGCGCACCGGCACGGCGAACCTGAAGAACTACTCCGGCAAGCACAAATGCCATGGCCTGCTGGTGATCGCGCTCACCGACGACCGGGGCCGCCTGCTGTGGGTCTCGGCGGCCCACCCCGGACGATCTTCGGAGATCACCGCCTGCCGCCACGACCAGCTCACCGCGAAACTGCGGGCGGCCGGGCTCGACGCCATCGCCGACCTGGGCTTCGTCGGCCTCGACGACAGCGGCCCGGACACCGACCCGACGGTGATCACCGGCTACAAGGCCGCCCGTAACCGGCCCCTGACCCGAGGGCAGAAACTGTCCAACAAGGCACTGGCCGCTGTCCGGGCGCCGGTCGAGCACGGCTTCGCCCATCTCAAGAACTGGCGGGTCCTCGGCAAGGTCCGCACCGACCCGAAGTGGGCGACCATCCTGGTCAGGGCCCTGCTGGTCCTGACGAACCGCGGAGCCTCCCGATGA